From a single Mangifera indica cultivar Alphonso chromosome 19, CATAS_Mindica_2.1, whole genome shotgun sequence genomic region:
- the LOC123202992 gene encoding probable inactive poly [ADP-ribose] polymerase SRO3 codes for MALPIKNLVEYTRVRIPSPKPSPSPSQSQSSSSSSSSSSSSSSSPPNPATKGCVRTPNLCSRHLMKQNDDNFKRSASPLRLMNYQNGSWIDLSNEVIDSVKSSFLEHKPMVIVTIEGSQYVFDFLRMLQIDLETGKLRSIAWIDVNGKCFFPTCFLSEEDEDCVEKPESDTTKIEIEINIKDGLGKRQREAVNKEDEVSSEDLLKRPRLTTQRAESFRWLNTKLLKETDRAYTFVRDSFLAGMKKIGATVTVTSIHQCTREGHLQKARLEVFQKQIEMTKAARGASNTVYAWHGTSPRGVESILAHGFGAPSKFSTYGIGVYLSPLGLPGLSAQLAEADQNGEKHVILSRVILGHVEKVEAGAQQCYPSSVDFDSGSDDPKNPKWYVVWTSNMNRHVIPECVVSYRSTGHSQGQLKGANCAKYRLEKLISKMKSSLSPAKLQEFMNLYRIYKAGRLAKDSFFKQMRLVAGDQILLSAIREIHASE; via the exons ATGGCTCTTCCAATTAAGAACCTGGTGGAATACACCAGAGTTAGGATTCCATCACCGAAGCCCTCACCGTCACCATCACAGTCACAGTCGTcttcgtcgtcgtcgtcgtcgtcatcatcatcatcatcttcgcCACCCAACCCTGCAACAAAAGGTTGCGTCCGGACACCAAATTTATGTTCTAGGCATTTAATGAAACAAAACGATGATAACTTTAAGCGTAGCGCTTCGCCACTTCGTCTGATGAATTATCAAAATGGCTCCTGGATTGATCTCTCAAACGAAGTGATTGATTCTGTCAAATCCAGTTTCTTAGAGCACAAGCCAATGGTTATTGTTACAATTGAAGGGTCACAGTATGTGTTTGACTTTCTGAGAATGCTACAGATTGATTTAGAGACTGGAAAACTACGTTCGATTGCGTGGATTGATGTGAACGGTAAATGTTTTTTCCCTACATGTTTTCTcagtgaagaagatgaagattgtGTAGAGAAGCCAGAAAGTGATACAACTAAAATCGAGATCGAGATCAATATTAAGGATGGCTTAGGGAAGAGACAACGAGAGGCGGTTAACAAAGAAGACGAAGTCAGTTCCGAGGACTTGTTAAAACGACCACGTTTAACCACACAACGAGCAGAGTCATTTAGATGGCTAAATACAAAGTTGTTGAAAGAAACTGACAGAGCATATACATTCGTAAGAGACTCTTTTCTTGCGGGAATGAAAAAAATCGGTGCTACGGTGACTGTCACCTCCATTCATCAGTGTACACGTGAAGGTCATTTGCAGAAAGCGCGCTTGGAGGTTTTCCAAAAACAGATTGAGATGACAAAAGCAGCTCGTGGCGCGTCAAATACTGTGTATGCATGGCACGGCACGTCACCAAGAGGCGTTGAGAGCATTCTAGCCCACGGTTTCGGTGCGCCTAGCAAGTTTTCGACTTATGGGATCGGCGTTTATCTGTCACCCCTCGGATTGCCTGGTTTAAG tgCCCAACTTGCTGAGGCGGACCAGAATGGTGAGAAGCACGTGATACTAAGTCGTGTTATATTGGGACATGTGGAAAAAGTTGAGGCGGGGGCTCAACAATGTTACCCATCAAGCGTAGATTTCGATTCTGGTTCTGATGATCCAAAAAATCCAAAGTGGTATGTAGTATGGACAAGCAACATGAACAGGCACGTTATTCCCGAGTGTGTTGTGAGCTACAGGTCGACAGGCCACTCGCAAG GCCAACTGAAAGGAGCCAATTGCGCAAAGTATCGATTGGAGAAGTTAATTTCAAAGATGAAGAGTTCACTTTCACCTGCCAAACTGCAGGAATTTATGAATTTGTACCGTATTTACAAG GCAGGGAGGCTGGCAAAAGATAGCTTCTTTAAACAGATGCGATTGGTAGCTGGGGATCAGATTCTGCTATCTGCAATTCGAGAGATCCATGCTTCAGAATGA